The following proteins are co-located in the Oncorhynchus masou masou isolate Uvic2021 unplaced genomic scaffold, UVic_Omas_1.1 unplaced_scaffold_642, whole genome shotgun sequence genome:
- the LOC135536596 gene encoding 2-aminoethanethiol dioxygenase-like: MPRDSKKSLIQKIASQANITFKDFNASAIGDNKVLLDNRGDLIALLTEVRTADLKMKPNGSHSEHNPPVTYMHICETESFSMGVFLLNSGASILLHDHPGMNGMLKVLYGKVGIRCFDLLDKPSDQVQSETQFDPPLLPFQKDSLRRAVLRSTMWFTHDSSPCILTPQRENLHQIDTVDGPAAFLDILAPPYDPEDGRDCHYYKVLQTVPDADSKVEAQQPWEEERWLLEIGQPDGFWCGGEPYPGPKVSF; the protein is encoded by the coding sequence ATGCCACGGGATAGCAAGAAGTCTCTCATTCAGAAAATAGCCAGCCAAGCCAATATCACATTTAAAGATTTCAATGCATCCGCAATTGGGGACAACAAAGTATTATTGGACAACCGGGGGGATCTAATCGCCCTGCTAACGGAAGTCAGGACTGCAGACCTGAAGATGAAACCGAACGGCTCCCATTCCGAACACAACCCACCTGTCACGTACATGCACATCTGCGAGACGGAGTCGTTCAGTATGGGGGTGTTTCTACTGAACAGCGGGGCGTCCATCCTGCTCCACGACCACCCCGGTATGAACGGGATGCTCAAGGTTCTATACGGGAAAGTCGGTATCAGGTGTTTTGACCTGTTGGATAAACCTTCGGACCAGGTGCAGAGTGAGACCCAGTTCGACCCGCCGCTGCTGCCGTTCCAGAAGGACTCTCTGCGGCGGGCTGTGCTCCGGTCAACCATGTGGTTCACCCATGACAGTAGTCCGTGTATCTTAACCCCGCAGAGGGAGAACCTGCATCAGATCGACACGGTGGATGGACCGGCTGCTTTCCTCGACATCCTGGCACCTCCGTATGACCCTGAAGATGGGAGGGACTGTCATTATTATAAAGTCCTACAGACTGTTCCCGACGCAGACAGTAAGGTAGAGGCACAGCAGCcgtgggaggaagagaggtggttACTAGAGATAGGCCAGCCTGATGGCTTCTGGTGTGGGGGTGAACCATACCCCGGGCCCAAGGTTTCCTTCTAA